A stretch of Henckelia pumila isolate YLH828 chromosome 4, ASM3356847v2, whole genome shotgun sequence DNA encodes these proteins:
- the LOC140863603 gene encoding uncharacterized protein, translating to MSRCFPYPPPGYTPSRASKEALIESIKLQKEKEKAKAQKKKEKRREKEDERKERKGERNEIRKKKNEKTDPNSKKRKTDEGKGEKKGRREERNEKPDLDSNKFDFPKEQIGKNISTHREQLERSGLTEEHAQPICLQLPSTSSESTENSSKRKRSSSPVNVIRGHGTIIRIQLASKKQKLSDLSTNEQQLCSTSGRTDLPPLRNRQPNFSLLPEKTSDFLLGDFNRTDEKKITLTSGKSEPAAPAKTGTPPGLDAIEGSKKSPESVQYQNLIENWVPPSLQDAPSSPEDLDWLVCSKDHGLRSERRQKFENNSMFCSSSSSLWQPRAQLLPEVDVYALPFTVPY from the exons ATGTCTCGGTGCTTTCCGTACCCACCCCCTGGGTATACACCGAGCAGAGCCAGCAAAGAGGCTTTGATCGAATCGATTAAG CTCCAAAAGGAAAAGGAGAAAGCCAAGGCACAAAAGAAAAAGGAGAAGAGAAGGGAGAAGGAAGATGAAAGGAAGGAGAGGAAAGGTGAGAGGAATGAgataaggaaaaagaaaaatgagaaGACTGATCCGAATTCAAAAAAGAGGAAGACAGATGAGGGAAAGGGGGAGAAAAAAGGGAGAAGGGAAGAGAGAAATGAGAAGCCTGATCTGGATTCAAACAAGTTCGATTTCCCTAAAGAACAGATTGGCAAAAATATCTCGACACATAGGGAGCAGCTAGAAAGAAGTGGTCTTACGGAGGAGCATGCTCAGCCTATTTGTTTGCAGTTACCCAGCACATCTTCCGAAAGCACAGAAAATAGCAGTAAGAGGAAGAGGTCATCCTCGCCTGTAAATGTCATACGGGGTCACG GTACTATCATCAGGATACAGCTTGCCTCAAAGAAACAGAAATTGTCTGATCTTTCGACAAATGAACAACAGTTATGCTCCACATCCGGAAGAACAGACCTTCCACCTCTGAGAAATCGGCAACCAAACTTTTCTTTATTGCCTGAGAAAACCAGCGACTTTCTTCTAGGTGACTTCAATAGAACCGATGAAAAGAAGATTACTTTGACTTCTGGAAAGTCTGAACCTGCTGCTCCAGCCAAAACAGGAACTCCACCTGGCCTTGATGCCATTGAGGGTTCCAAGAAAAGCCCGGAATCAGTACAGTACCAAAATCTAATTGAGAATTGGGTTCCACCATCGCTGCAAGATGCACCTTCTAGTCCGGAGGATCTAGATTGGCTCGTCTGTAGCAAGGATCATGGGCTACGTTCCGAGAGAagacaaaaatttgaaaacaataGCATGTTTTGCTCTAGCAGCTCATCGTTATGGCAGCCCCGTGCCCAGCTCTTGCCTGAAGTTGACGTATATGCATTGCCATTTACGGTTCCTTATTGA
- the LOC140863604 gene encoding rac-like GTP-binding protein 5 isoform X1 has product MQNIQILGFFVSKKCNLGLSNKDPATNPIKIANEEEKEARGCPLAGIRVVEMSATRFIKCVTVGDGAVGKTCMLISYTSNTFPTDYVPTVFDNFSANVVVDGSTVNLGLWDTAGQEDYNRLRPLSYRGADVFLLAFSLISKASYENVAKKWVPELRHYAPGVPIILVGTKLDLRDDKQFFVSHPGALPISTSQGEELRKLIGAHIYIECSSKTQQNVKAVFDAAIKIVLQPPKQKKKKKVHKACSIL; this is encoded by the exons ATGCAAAATATACAAATCTTGGGATTTTTTGTCTCGAAAAAATGCAATCTTGGGCTGTCTAACAAGGACCCGGCAACGAATCCCATCAAAATTGCAAACG AAGAAGAGAAGGAAGCTCGAGGCTGTCCTTTGGCTGGGATCAGAGTGGTGGAAATGAGCGCAACAAGGTTCATCAAGTGTGTGACGGTGGGCGATGGAGCTGTAGGCAAAACTTGTATGTTGATTTCTTATACTAGCAACACATTTCCTACG GATTATGTCCCTACTGTTTTTGATAACTTCAGCGCAAATGTGGTTGTGGATGGTAGCACAGTGAACCTAGGATTATGGGATACTGCTG GTCAGGAGGATTATAATAGATTACGGCCATTGAGCTACCGTGGGGCAGATGTTTTTCTTCTCGCGTTTTCTCTCATTAGCAAGGCCAGCTATGAAAATGTTGCAAAAAAG TGGGTTCCTGAGTTGAGACATTATGCTCCTGGTGTTCCAATAATTCTTGTCGGAACAAAGCTTG ATCTAAGAGATGATAAGCAATTCTTCGTCAGTCATCCTGGAGCCTTGCCTATTAGTACATCTCAG GGAGAGGAACTCAGGAAACTAATAGGAGCCCACATATACATTGAGTGCAGTTCAAAAACGCAGCAG AATGTGAAGGCTGTTTTCGATGCGGCAATAAAGATAGTGTTGCAACCACCGAagcaaaaaaagaagaagaaagtgcACAAAGCCTGTTCTATTTTGTGA
- the LOC140863604 gene encoding rac-like GTP-binding protein 5 isoform X2, whose amino-acid sequence MSATRFIKCVTVGDGAVGKTCMLISYTSNTFPTDYVPTVFDNFSANVVVDGSTVNLGLWDTAGQEDYNRLRPLSYRGADVFLLAFSLISKASYENVAKKWVPELRHYAPGVPIILVGTKLDLRDDKQFFVSHPGALPISTSQGEELRKLIGAHIYIECSSKTQQNVKAVFDAAIKIVLQPPKQKKKKKVHKACSIL is encoded by the exons ATGAGCGCAACAAGGTTCATCAAGTGTGTGACGGTGGGCGATGGAGCTGTAGGCAAAACTTGTATGTTGATTTCTTATACTAGCAACACATTTCCTACG GATTATGTCCCTACTGTTTTTGATAACTTCAGCGCAAATGTGGTTGTGGATGGTAGCACAGTGAACCTAGGATTATGGGATACTGCTG GTCAGGAGGATTATAATAGATTACGGCCATTGAGCTACCGTGGGGCAGATGTTTTTCTTCTCGCGTTTTCTCTCATTAGCAAGGCCAGCTATGAAAATGTTGCAAAAAAG TGGGTTCCTGAGTTGAGACATTATGCTCCTGGTGTTCCAATAATTCTTGTCGGAACAAAGCTTG ATCTAAGAGATGATAAGCAATTCTTCGTCAGTCATCCTGGAGCCTTGCCTATTAGTACATCTCAG GGAGAGGAACTCAGGAAACTAATAGGAGCCCACATATACATTGAGTGCAGTTCAAAAACGCAGCAG AATGTGAAGGCTGTTTTCGATGCGGCAATAAAGATAGTGTTGCAACCACCGAagcaaaaaaagaagaagaaagtgcACAAAGCCTGTTCTATTTTGTGA
- the LOC140866943 gene encoding uncharacterized protein encodes MTQRSPNQTVPAYKNPKKINHPLACSPFGKFSPSNFQEPGILQAPPPPFLSHSYPPFSLQPPAQPPLLPLPASTRGFSCPPTNRKTGNNYIIRTRDSPKRPNSSRKENKIISISTTTTPLGGNLTNTVAKASPLASPGSVVFAISPPPSSLPLPRFSLRPKLCCKVEAAGIDTDTGATDHLRRLLRLR; translated from the exons ATGACTCAAAGATCACCAAATCAAACAGTTCCTGCATACAAAAATCCTAAGAAAATCAACCATCCTTTAGCATGTAGCCCCTTTGGGAAATTTTCGCCTTCAAATTTTCAAGAACCTGGTATTTTACAGGCTCCACCACCACCTTTTCTTTCCCACTCCTACCCTCCATTTTCACTCCAACCACCGGCTCAGCCACCTCTTCTTCCTCTCCCAGCTTCCACCAGAGGTTTCTCTTGCCCTCCTACGAACAGGAAAACCGGCAACAATTATATAATTAGAACAAGAGACTCACCCAAGAGGCCAAATTCTTCCAGAAAAGAGAACAAAATCATTTCAATATCCACCACCACTACTCCTTTGGGTGGTAACCTTACCAATACCGTTGCAAAAGCTTCGCCTTTAGCCTCACCAG GTTCTGTGGTGTTCGCTATATCTCCTCCGCCGAGCAGCTTGCCTTTGCCCAGGTTTTCTTTGAGGCCAAAGCTCTGCTGCAAAGTTGAGGCAGCGGGGATCGACACCGATACCGGAGCCACTGACCATCTCCGGCGACTTCTCCGCCTCCGCTAG